One Capsicum annuum cultivar UCD-10X-F1 chromosome 2, UCD10Xv1.1, whole genome shotgun sequence genomic window carries:
- the LOC107860574 gene encoding LOW QUALITY PROTEIN: glycerol-3-phosphate acyltransferase RAM2-like (The sequence of the model RefSeq protein was modified relative to this genomic sequence to represent the inferred CDS: inserted 2 bases in 2 codons): MAKTDSEISVKFPTIQQCESKGREDQTVLSDMDGTLLVGRSSFPYFALVAFEVGGISRLLFLVLASPLAGFLYYIVSESLGIRVLVFATFVGMKMPDIEYVARAVLPKFYSSDLHPDTWRVLSSCGKRCVITANPRIMVEVYLKEYLGVDMVIGTEICTYKGRATGFVNEDGVLVGDNKAKALQKAFDSTFTPHIGIGDRKSDFPFMNLCKESYIVRPEPSVKPMSQDKLPKRIVFHDGRLVQKPGPLMALMIILWIPVGFLLACLRIAVGSLLPMPLVYYAFWALGVRIKVKGNPPPPAQKSTGQTSVLFICSHRTLLDPIFLSTALGRPIPAVTYSLSRLSEIISPIKTVRLSRDRATDANMIKKLLEEGDLVICXCTEPFLLRFSALFAELTNELVPVAMSNKMSMFHGTTARGWKGMDPFYFFMNPSPAYEVNFLNKXPYDLTCKAGKSSHDVANYIQRTIAATLSYECTYFTRKDKYKALPGNDGTVPTKSGIASNKVMDC, encoded by the exons ATGGCTAAAACAGATTCAGAAATATCTGTTAAATTTCCAACTATTCAACAATGTGAATCAAAGGGTCGAGAAGACCAAACAGTATTATCTGACATGGATGGAACTTTACTAGTTGGACGTAGCTCTTTCCCTTATTTTGCACTTGTTGCTTTTGAAGTTGGTGGCATTTCTAGGCTTCTCTTTTTGGTCTTAGCATCTCCTTTAGCTGGCTTTTTGTACTATATTGTGTCCGAATCCTTGGGCATTCGTGTCCTAGTCTTTGCAACATTTGTTGGTATGAAAATGCCCGATATAGAATACGTGGCACGTG ctGTCCTGCCAAAGTTCTATTCGAGCGATTTGCACCCTGACACATGGCGTGTTTTATCGTCATGTGGGAAGAGGTGTGTCATTACCGCGAATCCTAGGATTATGGTCGAAGTATATTTGAAGGAATATTTAGGTGTTGATATGGTTATTGGGACAGAGATATGTACGTACAAAGGAAGAGCAACTGGATTTGTGAATGAGGACGGAGTTCTTGTTGGTGACAACAAGGCTAAGGCTCTTCAAAAGGCATTTGATTCTACATTTACCCCTCATATTGGAATTGGTGATCGCAAGTCTGATTTTCCCTTCATGAATTTATGCAAG GAAAGTTACATAGTACGACCAGAGCCTAGTGTGAAGCCCATGAGCCAAGACAAGTTACCAAAGCGAATAGTTTTCCATGATGGTCGACTTGTTCAAAAACCAGGCCCTTTGATGGCACTCATGATTATTCTTTGGATCCCTGTTGGTTTCCTCTTGGCATGCTTGCGTATAGCCGTGGGTTCACTCCTACCGATGCCTTTAGTCTATTACGCCTTTTGGGCCCTTGGGGTTCGGATTAAAGTTAAAGGCAACCCACCTCCTCCGGCCCAAAAATCCACGGGCCAAACCAGTGTCCTATTCATTTGCTCCCACAGGACTCTTCTTGACCCAATTTTTCTGTCAACGGCCCTTGGTAGGCCCATTCCTGCAGTCACTTACTCATTGTCACGACTATCTGAGATCATTTCACCTATTAAAACGGTTCGTCTTAGCCGTGACCGCGCAACGGATGCTAACATGATCAAAAAACTCTTGGAAGAAGGGGATTTAGTTATAT CATGTACAGAGCCATTTTTACTAAGGTTTTCGGCCTTATTCGCGGAACTAACCAACGAGCTAGTCCCCGTGGCTATGTCTAATAAAATGAGCATGTTCCATGGCACGACGGCGAGGGGTTGGAAAGGAATGGACCCTTTTTATTTCTTCATGAATCCTAGCCCTGCATATGAAGTGAATTTTTTGAACA TGCCCTATGACTTGACATGTAAAGCTGGAAAATCAAGCCATGATGTAGCCAACTATATACAGAGGACGATCGCCGCGACATTATCGTATGAGTGCACCTATTTTACTAGGAAGGATAAGTACAAGGCTTTGCCTGGAAATGATGGAACAGTTCCTACAAAATCTGGAATTGCAAGTAACAAAGTGATGGACTGCTAA
- the LOC107860575 gene encoding probable prolyl 4-hydroxylase 6: MDCSLVIFFLCFIALFPHFSQSSGGFSIGSVDKEINPWILKLTTNSSSASIDPTRVIQISWHPRAFIYRNFLTKEECDHLISLAKDDLVKSKVADIETGGSIESEVRTSSGMFLLKAQDEVVANVEARIAAWTFLPEENGEAIQILHYELGQKYEPHYDFFKDKINQEIGGHRVATVLMYLSDVEKGGETVFPISEAAESQPNKGDDWSDCAKRGYAVKPRKGDALLFFSLHPNATTDSFSLHGSCPVIEGEKWSATKWIHVRSFDSLPSTDECVDLDPGCAPWAAAGECLDNPLYMVGSEGFVGHCRKSCNVC, translated from the exons atggattgttcTCTTGTTATATTCTTTCTATGTTTTATCGCGCTTTTTCCTCACTTCTCTCAATCTTCTGGTGGATTTTCCATAGGGAGTGTCGATAAAGAAAT AAATCCATGGATTTTGAAATTGACGACTAATTCTTCGTCGGCCTCAATTGATCCAACACGGGTTATTCAAATTTCATGGCACCCCAG GGCTTTCATATATAGGAATTTTTTGACAAAAGAGGAGTGTGATCATTTGATCTCTCTG GCTAAAGATGATCTAGTGAAATCCAAGGTAGCTGACATTGAAACAGGAGGGAGCATTGAAAGTGAAGTTCGGACAAGCTCTGGCATGTTTCTCTTGAAGGCTCAG GATGAAGTTGTTGCTAATGTGGAGGCCAGAATAGCTGCTTGGACATTTCTCCCAGAAG AGAACGGAGAAGCAATTCAGATATTGCATTATGAACTTGGGCAAAAATACGAGCCacattatgatttttttaaggACAAGATCAATCAAGAGATAGGTGGTCATCGCGTGGCTACTGTCCTTATGTATTTATCAGATGTCGAGAAGGGTGGAGAAACAGTTTTCCCTATATCGGAG GCTGCAGAATCTCAACCAAATAAGGGTGATGACTGGTCTGATTGTGCTAAACGTGGCTATGCAG TAAAACCAAGGAAGGGCGATGCCTTGTTGTTTTTCAGTCTACATCCTAATGCAACAACTGATTCTTTCAGCTTGCATGGAAGTTGCCCGGTGATTGAAGGCGAGAAGTGGTCTGCTACAAAATGGATTCATGTAAGGTCATTTGACAGTCTTCCATCAACTGATGAGTGTGTCGATCTGGATCCAGGCTGCGCCCCTTGGGCTGCTGCTGGAGAATGTTTGGATAATCCTTTATACATGGTTGGCTCTGAAGGCTTTGTAGGTCATTGTAGGAAGAGTTGTAATGTGTGCTAG
- the LOC107860573 gene encoding uncharacterized protein LOC107860573 isoform X2 produces MGACGSKPNGCIGIKGRKFVHRKKNKVSRRRNVSKTHSASQNLSKVEPSSSADHSFSNPVFQESWFDPEMVIESDCEDDFHSVQDVFSQSGSFSNGVSPRFSDYVHHNGNATSDLPEKHEQPFGTQEPSVVKEGAAKRNSSADSQLKSNNPQNETDDLSSNDKTPRSTDQGGTRVETGIFHNCGRQNPCLPCLACVASSDEKKKSLNPTSPRSRRKSSLTQMLSFKWRETNSSSALLSPKTVLRRPIAGSQIPCSPLGRKMANCWSSIEPNTFKIRGKNFLRDKKKEFAPNCAAFYPFGADVFLSPRKIDHIARFVELPAMDSSSEVPPILIVNLQIPLYPPAIFQNEYDGEGMSFVLYFKLAENYSKEMPVQFQENLQRLIHDEIEKIKGFPRDTNAPFRERLKFLGRVVNTEDLQLSAAEKKLLNAYNEKPVLSRPQHEFYLGESYFEIDLDIHRFNYLARKGVESFKDRLKNCVVDFGLTIQGNKAEDLPENMLCCIRMNEIDYAKYHGLGF; encoded by the exons ATGGGAGCATGTGGATCGAAACCTAATGGGTGTATAGGAATTAAGGGGAGGAAGTTTGTTCATAGGAAGAAAAACAAAGTAAGCAGAAGGAGAAATGTGTCGAAGACTCATTCAGCTTCTCAAAATCTGAGCAAGGTGGAACCATCTTCTTCAGCTGATCATTCTTTCTCTAATCCTGTATTTCAAG AGTCTTGGTTTGACCCGGAGATGGTGATTGAATCTGACTGCGAGGACGATTTTCATAGCGTTCAAGATG TCTTTTCCCAAAGTGGATCTTTTTCGAACGGGGTTTCTCCAAGGTTTTCTGATTATGTGCATCACAATGGCAATGCTACTTCTGACCTCCCCGAAAAACATGAACAACCATTTGGAACTCAAGAACCCAGTGTTGTCAAAGAAGGTGCTGCAAAAAGAAACTCTTCAGCAGATTCTCAACTTAAGTCCAACAATCCTCAAAATGAGACGGATGACCTAAGTTCTAATGATAAAACGCCCCGAAGCACAGATCAAGGTGGTACTAGGGTTGAAACAGGAATATTCCACAATTGTGGAAGGCAAAATCCGTGTCTGCCTTGTCTTGCTTGTGTTGCCTCATCGGATGAAAAGAAAAAGTCACTAAACCCGACCTCACCACGCAGCAGGAGAAAATCATCCCTAACCCAGATGTTATCTTTTAAATGGAGAGAAACAAATTCAAGTTCTGCGTTAT TGTCACCAAAGACTGTTCTGCGAAGACCAATAGCTGGTTCTCAAATTCCTTGCAGCCCATTGGGGAGGAAAATGGCCAACTGCTGGTCATCCATCGAACCAAATACTTTCAAGATCCGTGGTAAAAATTTCTTAAG GGATAAGAAGAAGGAGTTTGCTCCAAACTGTGCTGCATTTTATCCTTTTGGAGCTGATGTATTCTTATCACCACGGAAAATTGATCATATTGCACGTTTTGTGGAACTTCCAGCCATGGATTCATCCAGTGAAGTTCCTCCCATTCTTATTGTGAATCTTCAG ATACCTTTGTACCCTCCTGCAATCTTCCAAAATGAATATGATGGAGAAGGGATGAGTTTTGTTCTCTACTTCAAACTTGCAGAAAATTACTCAAAAGAAATGCCAGTTCAATTTCAGGAAAATCTCCAG AGGTTAATAcatgatgaaatagagaagatcaaAGGCTTTCCCAGGGATACAAATGCACCCTTCAGGGAAAGATTGAAATTCTTGGGCCGAGTTGTAAACACAGAGGATCTTCAATTAAGTGCGGCTGAGAAGAAACTGTTGAATGCATACAACGAAAAGCCTGTTCTCTCACGTCCTCAGCATGAGTTTTATTTG GGAGAAAGCTATTTTGAAATAGATTTGGACATTCACAGATTCAATTACCTCGCAAgaaaaggagttgaatcatttAAAGACAGATTGAAAAACTGTGTCGTTGACTTCGGTCTGACTATTCAG GGAAACAAGGCAGAGGATTTGCCAGAAAatatgttgtgttgtattagaATGAACGAGATTGATTATGCCAAGTATCACGGACTTGGCTTCTAA
- the LOC107860573 gene encoding uncharacterized protein LOC107860573 isoform X1 encodes MGACGSKPNGCIGIKGRKFVHRKKNKVSRRRNVSKTHSASQNLSKVEPSSSADHSFSNPVFQGNAESWFDPEMVIESDCEDDFHSVQDVFSQSGSFSNGVSPRFSDYVHHNGNATSDLPEKHEQPFGTQEPSVVKEGAAKRNSSADSQLKSNNPQNETDDLSSNDKTPRSTDQGGTRVETGIFHNCGRQNPCLPCLACVASSDEKKKSLNPTSPRSRRKSSLTQMLSFKWRETNSSSALLSPKTVLRRPIAGSQIPCSPLGRKMANCWSSIEPNTFKIRGKNFLRDKKKEFAPNCAAFYPFGADVFLSPRKIDHIARFVELPAMDSSSEVPPILIVNLQIPLYPPAIFQNEYDGEGMSFVLYFKLAENYSKEMPVQFQENLQRLIHDEIEKIKGFPRDTNAPFRERLKFLGRVVNTEDLQLSAAEKKLLNAYNEKPVLSRPQHEFYLGESYFEIDLDIHRFNYLARKGVESFKDRLKNCVVDFGLTIQGNKAEDLPENMLCCIRMNEIDYAKYHGLGF; translated from the exons ATGGGAGCATGTGGATCGAAACCTAATGGGTGTATAGGAATTAAGGGGAGGAAGTTTGTTCATAGGAAGAAAAACAAAGTAAGCAGAAGGAGAAATGTGTCGAAGACTCATTCAGCTTCTCAAAATCTGAGCAAGGTGGAACCATCTTCTTCAGCTGATCATTCTTTCTCTAATCCTGTATTTCAAG GAAATGCAGAGTCTTGGTTTGACCCGGAGATGGTGATTGAATCTGACTGCGAGGACGATTTTCATAGCGTTCAAGATG TCTTTTCCCAAAGTGGATCTTTTTCGAACGGGGTTTCTCCAAGGTTTTCTGATTATGTGCATCACAATGGCAATGCTACTTCTGACCTCCCCGAAAAACATGAACAACCATTTGGAACTCAAGAACCCAGTGTTGTCAAAGAAGGTGCTGCAAAAAGAAACTCTTCAGCAGATTCTCAACTTAAGTCCAACAATCCTCAAAATGAGACGGATGACCTAAGTTCTAATGATAAAACGCCCCGAAGCACAGATCAAGGTGGTACTAGGGTTGAAACAGGAATATTCCACAATTGTGGAAGGCAAAATCCGTGTCTGCCTTGTCTTGCTTGTGTTGCCTCATCGGATGAAAAGAAAAAGTCACTAAACCCGACCTCACCACGCAGCAGGAGAAAATCATCCCTAACCCAGATGTTATCTTTTAAATGGAGAGAAACAAATTCAAGTTCTGCGTTAT TGTCACCAAAGACTGTTCTGCGAAGACCAATAGCTGGTTCTCAAATTCCTTGCAGCCCATTGGGGAGGAAAATGGCCAACTGCTGGTCATCCATCGAACCAAATACTTTCAAGATCCGTGGTAAAAATTTCTTAAG GGATAAGAAGAAGGAGTTTGCTCCAAACTGTGCTGCATTTTATCCTTTTGGAGCTGATGTATTCTTATCACCACGGAAAATTGATCATATTGCACGTTTTGTGGAACTTCCAGCCATGGATTCATCCAGTGAAGTTCCTCCCATTCTTATTGTGAATCTTCAG ATACCTTTGTACCCTCCTGCAATCTTCCAAAATGAATATGATGGAGAAGGGATGAGTTTTGTTCTCTACTTCAAACTTGCAGAAAATTACTCAAAAGAAATGCCAGTTCAATTTCAGGAAAATCTCCAG AGGTTAATAcatgatgaaatagagaagatcaaAGGCTTTCCCAGGGATACAAATGCACCCTTCAGGGAAAGATTGAAATTCTTGGGCCGAGTTGTAAACACAGAGGATCTTCAATTAAGTGCGGCTGAGAAGAAACTGTTGAATGCATACAACGAAAAGCCTGTTCTCTCACGTCCTCAGCATGAGTTTTATTTG GGAGAAAGCTATTTTGAAATAGATTTGGACATTCACAGATTCAATTACCTCGCAAgaaaaggagttgaatcatttAAAGACAGATTGAAAAACTGTGTCGTTGACTTCGGTCTGACTATTCAG GGAAACAAGGCAGAGGATTTGCCAGAAAatatgttgtgttgtattagaATGAACGAGATTGATTATGCCAAGTATCACGGACTTGGCTTCTAA